From a single Nicotiana tomentosiformis chromosome 2, ASM39032v3, whole genome shotgun sequence genomic region:
- the LOC138904245 gene encoding uncharacterized protein, whose protein sequence is MTVSECSIKFSELSRHVPTLVSTVRERVRRFIEGINYGIRFTLACELVTDTLYQHVVEIAQRLEGMWGREREDREAKRPRDSGGYSGARTPAAAHHGRGYVRHPVYSTLPASSGALAISRSQVSHFAHPLSSAPQARSAFSGQSTRPCQSQYQQPRPPRAYFECGDTRYMVRDCRRLRRGAPPQTTQAPRIPPGQQISQAMVATPVAAPPAQPARGGVRRVEVTLEWEANLDSMRFRDGRVIAYASWQFKVHEKNYPVHDWELAAIVHALKIWRHYLKPTVVVLYSSECLYDVSGFEEALLVEENEERYSGVCV, encoded by the exons atgacagtgtcagagtgTTCCATCAAATTTAGTGAGTTGTCTAGACATGTACCTACCTTGGtctctacagtcagagagcgagtacGTCGATTCATCGAGGggatcaactatggtattagatttacATTGGCTTGTGAGTTGGTGACAGATACTCTGTACCAGCATGTGGTAGAGATCGCgcagaggttggagggtatgtggggccgtgagagagaggacagggaggccaagaggcctcgagattctggaggATATAGTGGTGCTCGTACCCCAGctgcagcccatcatggtagaggctatgtgagacATCCAGTTtattcaacacttccagcttctagtggtgctctggCTATTTCGAGGTCCCAGGTTTCCCACTTTGCTCatccactttctagtgcacctcaaGCACGGAGTGCCTTCAGCGGTCAATCTACCCGACCATGCCAGAGCCAGTATCAGCAGCCACGGCCACCGAGAGCTtactttgagtgtggtgatacccgatatatggtgagggactgccgcagactcaggaggggtgcacctccacaaactactcaggctccacggattCCACCTGGTCAACAGATTTCACAGGCCATGGTTGCAActccagttgccgctccacccgcacagccagctaggggtggggtcaggagggtagaggtcaccctagagtgGGAGGCCAATCTAGATTCTATGCGTTTTCGG gacggtagggtgattgcctacgcgtcttgGCAGTTtaaggtccatgagaagaattatccagtgcaCGACTgggaattggcagctattgttcatgcattgaagatttggaggcactactt GAAGCCCACAgtcgtggtactctattcatctgaGTGCCTCTatgatgtatcaggatttgaggaagcactattggtggaggagaatgaagaaagatatagtggagtatgtgtctag
- the LOC138904246 gene encoding uncharacterized protein, with amino-acid sequence MSLSWQSRANIPQGYPNMIHLHKELQDHGQAISELTTTMTQLAKAQYNQVQGPKKVHVMEGVNVLVNKKMTNSPQMQTRVENYVPDDGGFDHDNSYHEQEEEFQYVNNFQGQKNNFQVSNQQQWRPQNNQGNWSSNNQENWSGNNQGNWGGNNQGGWGNNQGNRGSDFQRPQMYQQPSNPPPYPSHGSNSSNNKMDRIENMFK; translated from the coding sequence ATGTCATTGTCTTGGCAATCTCGAGCTAATATTCCACAAGGTTATCCCAATATGATACACCTCCACAAAgagttgcaagaccatgggcaagccatttccGAATTGACAACAACTATGACTCAACTAGCAAAAGCCCAATATAATCAAGTGCAAGGTCCTAAGAAAGTTCATGTTATGGAGGGAGTAAATGTGCTGGTGAACAAGAAGATGACCAACAGTCCACAAATGCAAAcccgagtggagaattatgtgccaGATGATGGTGGTTTTGATCATGATAATTCTTATCATGAGCAAGAAGAGGAATTTcaatatgtgaataattttcaagggcaaaAAAACAACTTCCAAGTCtccaatcaacaacaatggcgaccacaaaataaccaaggcaattggagttctaacaatcaagaaaattggagtggaaacaaccaaggaaattggggaggcaacaatcaaggtggttggggaaacaatcaaggcaaccgggggtcagATTTTCAAAGGCCccaaatgtatcaacaaccgagcaacccgcctccttatccttcccatggttcaaattcttcaaataataaGATGGACCGTATTGAGAATATGTTTaagtaa